In the bacterium genome, one interval contains:
- a CDS encoding DUF559 domain-containing protein has translation MVYQRVPPRLTQHARRMRRDMTSYERCLWSMLRKKQLNGLRFRRQHVVGPYIVDFYCAEHRLAIELDGVQHQVDKSQDERRSAWLSQQGVRVIRFQNNDVSDRLAWVLGEICRAALDPNDARLRKPPSRPSPWEGEGVRTPPPL, from the coding sequence ACACGCTCGCCGCATGCGACGCGACATGACAAGCTACGAGCGATGTTTATGGAGCATGCTCCGCAAAAAGCAATTGAACGGCCTTCGCTTCAGACGCCAACATGTTGTGGGGCCATACATCGTGGACTTCTATTGCGCAGAACACCGGCTTGCCATCGAACTTGATGGGGTGCAACATCAGGTGGACAAGTCACAGGATGAGAGAAGAAGCGCATGGTTGAGTCAGCAGGGAGTGCGCGTGATCAGGTTCCAAAACAACGATGTCAGCGACAGGCTGGCATGGGTGCTTGGCGAGATCTGCCGCGCCGCTCTGGATCCGAACGATGCTCGGCTCCGCAAACCCCCATCCCGGCCTTCCCCCTGGGAGGGGGAAGGAGTCAGAACTCCTCCCCCACTTTGA